Proteins from a genomic interval of Nitrospina gracilis Nb-211:
- a CDS encoding ethylbenzene dehydrogenase-related protein, whose amino-acid sequence MKKSVVFALIAAFILGGAVVSSAATIEALNVGKRDIPVDPTDPFWSNYGPTKGRHVVIDMDPQMITNPMWPNPATKWVNVKAARSDKEIAVRLEWNDGVRDDIMVRSQHYKDQAALMFPVKAGSEPPFTMGSEGERVNIWQWKATWDKEGAGRAGNEGMQDLEDYYADMAMGSAGYYMYEPDGNLALKGALKPGMSGSKDERAKGGVHTGGAGEIAERSTFVDFGMGKNEGVYNPGRATHNILSDASMRRSPVEDLNAEGFSTLTTQANQDVDGKGNWSNNRWSVVFKRSLKTDDANDAQFTGNSIPMAIAIWNGANKERNGQKAITAWNTLKY is encoded by the coding sequence ATGAAAAAAAGCGTAGTATTCGCATTGATTGCCGCGTTCATCCTGGGTGGTGCGGTGGTGTCTTCCGCGGCAACCATCGAAGCCCTGAATGTCGGTAAGCGGGACATTCCGGTTGACCCGACCGATCCTTTCTGGTCCAACTACGGACCGACCAAGGGTCGTCATGTGGTCATCGATATGGACCCGCAGATGATCACCAACCCGATGTGGCCGAACCCGGCTACGAAGTGGGTGAACGTCAAGGCGGCACGCAGTGATAAAGAAATCGCAGTCCGCCTGGAGTGGAACGATGGTGTTCGTGATGACATCATGGTCCGCTCTCAACATTACAAAGATCAGGCCGCGCTGATGTTCCCGGTGAAGGCAGGCAGTGAGCCTCCGTTCACCATGGGTTCCGAGGGCGAGCGTGTCAACATCTGGCAGTGGAAAGCGACCTGGGACAAAGAGGGCGCTGGCCGTGCCGGTAACGAAGGCATGCAGGACCTGGAGGACTACTACGCCGATATGGCTATGGGTTCTGCTGGTTACTACATGTATGAGCCGGATGGCAACCTGGCGCTGAAGGGTGCCTTGAAACCGGGAATGTCCGGTAGCAAGGATGAGCGCGCCAAGGGTGGCGTTCACACCGGCGGCGCTGGTGAGATCGCTGAGCGCTCCACGTTTGTGGATTTTGGCATGGGTAAAAACGAAGGCGTTTACAACCCGGGCCGCGCAACCCACAACATCCTGTCCGACGCTTCCATGCGCCGGTCTCCGGTTGAAGACCTCAACGCAGAGGGCTTCAGCACGCTGACCACGCAGGCAAACCAGGACGTGGATGGCAAAGGGAACTGGAGCAACAACCGCTGGTCCGTGGTTTTCAAACGCTCTTTGAAAACTGACGACGCCAACGATGCGCAGTTCACCGGCAACAGCATTCCGATGGCTATCGCTATCTGGAACGGCGCCAACAAGGAGCGCAATGGCCAGAAAGCCATTACGGCCTGGAATACCCTGAAGTACTAA
- the flgG gene encoding flagellar basal-body rod protein FlgG, with amino-acid sequence MMRSLYTAATGMNAQDLNVSVISNNLANVNTSGFKRSRADFQDLLYQTLKLQGTLSNTGNQVPTGIQLGLGVKPAAVQKIFLQGDFAQTQNPLDIAIEGDGFFQITTPSGNIAYTRAGTFKLNQTGQIVTSDGLLMQPAVTIPQNALNISVDPSGVVSVTQPNSPTPSVVGNIQIATFQNPAGLQALGDNLFLQTGSSGTPIVGTPALDNRGAIKQGFLELSNVSVVEELVNLITAQRAYEVNSRTVQTADEMLQIASNLKR; translated from the coding sequence ATGATGCGATCATTGTATACCGCCGCCACAGGCATGAACGCCCAGGACCTGAATGTGAGCGTGATCTCCAACAACCTGGCCAACGTGAATACCTCCGGATTCAAACGGAGCCGTGCGGATTTTCAGGACCTGCTTTACCAGACGCTGAAATTGCAGGGCACGCTGTCCAACACCGGTAACCAGGTGCCGACGGGTATCCAACTGGGTTTGGGTGTGAAACCGGCCGCGGTTCAAAAGATATTTTTGCAAGGTGATTTTGCCCAGACGCAGAACCCACTGGACATCGCCATCGAAGGCGATGGTTTTTTCCAGATCACGACGCCCAGCGGTAACATCGCCTACACCCGTGCCGGCACTTTCAAACTGAACCAGACGGGACAGATCGTCACTTCGGACGGCCTGCTCATGCAACCGGCTGTCACCATCCCGCAGAACGCGTTGAACATTTCGGTCGATCCCTCCGGCGTGGTCTCCGTCACTCAGCCGAACTCGCCGACACCCTCGGTTGTAGGTAACATTCAGATCGCCACTTTTCAGAACCCGGCGGGTCTCCAGGCTTTGGGCGACAACCTGTTTTTGCAGACTGGATCATCGGGAACACCCATCGTGGGAACGCCGGCCCTGGATAACCGGGGAGCGATCAAGCAGGGGTTTCTGGAGTTGTCCAATGTGAGCGTGGTGGAGGAGCTGGTTAACCTGATCACCGCTCAACGTGCCTACGAGGTCAATTCCCGCACGGTTCAAACCGCTGACGAGATGCTTCAGATTGCGAGCAACCTGAAGCGCTGA
- a CDS encoding rhodanese-like domain-containing protein has protein sequence MEHISVDKLHDLVPGMGPDDLILDVRTEEEFEEAHIKGARNKNHEDVEDIADELKKYKNVYVHCKMGGRAQKAAELLENAGLTNIICVSQGGMQRWMDMGWEAE, from the coding sequence ATGGAACATATAAGCGTGGACAAACTGCACGACTTGGTGCCCGGCATGGGGCCGGACGATTTGATTCTCGATGTTCGTACGGAAGAAGAATTTGAGGAGGCTCACATTAAGGGAGCCCGCAACAAAAACCACGAGGACGTGGAAGACATTGCCGACGAACTGAAGAAGTACAAAAACGTGTACGTGCACTGCAAGATGGGGGGGCGCGCGCAGAAGGCCGCGGAATTGCTGGAGAACGCCGGACTCACCAATATCATCTGCGTCAGCCAGGGCGGCATGCAACGTTGGATGGATATGGGGTGGGAAGCGGAGTGA
- a CDS encoding DNA adenine methylase — protein MYIDNRSFEKVIALYDSPETLFYLDPPYWTPGERFYQHDFSEADHRRLREVLGDVKGRFVLSYNDCTAIRKLYKGFKIKSTQEVHYSLNNRRDAPRRAREILISN, from the coding sequence GTGTACATCGATAACCGTTCGTTCGAGAAGGTGATCGCGTTGTACGATTCGCCGGAGACGCTGTTTTACCTGGACCCGCCCTACTGGACACCGGGGGAACGCTTCTATCAACACGATTTCAGTGAGGCGGATCACCGGCGGTTGCGGGAGGTTTTGGGGGATGTGAAGGGTCGGTTTGTTTTAAGCTATAATGATTGCACCGCCATCCGAAAGTTATATAAAGGCTTTAAGATAAAATCCACCCAGGAAGTCCATTACAGCCTGAATAATCGGCGGGATGCGCCCCGTCGGGCGCGGGAAATTTTAATAAGTAATTGA
- the flgF gene encoding flagellar basal-body rod protein FlgF — MLKSLHREHKESKMLEGLYIASSAGVKQQRKLDVISNNMANLNTPGFKRDDLVFKELIPPFAAPQSMEANRNTLLPSGLSNQGVSYVEVNGQVTDFHQGALVSTGNPFDLAMEGDGFFVVETPDGPRYARTGSFKVDDQRRLVDKEGHVLQGVGETNLLMPIDSSVVSVDSQGSISILSNQQVQNIGQLKVVRFENPGTLKKEGNGLYSLSDPNEQALPHENPGVLQGFVEHSNVNAVEEMTKMIQTLRTFEAYQRIIQSIDDADQQSITSIARLA, encoded by the coding sequence TTGCTGAAATCCCTGCATCGGGAACATAAGGAGTCAAAAATGCTCGAAGGTTTATATATAGCATCCTCTGCCGGGGTGAAGCAACAGCGAAAGCTGGACGTCATCAGCAACAACATGGCGAACCTGAACACGCCCGGTTTCAAGAGAGACGATTTGGTTTTTAAGGAACTGATACCTCCATTCGCGGCACCGCAAAGTATGGAAGCCAACCGCAATACTCTGCTTCCGTCCGGCCTTTCCAACCAGGGCGTGAGCTATGTGGAAGTCAACGGCCAGGTCACGGATTTTCATCAGGGCGCCCTGGTGAGCACCGGCAACCCGTTTGATCTGGCAATGGAAGGAGACGGCTTTTTTGTGGTCGAAACACCGGATGGCCCGCGCTATGCGCGAACCGGAAGTTTTAAGGTGGATGACCAAAGGCGGCTGGTGGACAAGGAGGGGCACGTCCTGCAAGGCGTTGGGGAAACCAACCTCTTGATGCCGATCGACAGCTCGGTCGTCAGTGTGGACAGCCAGGGAAGCATTTCCATCTTGTCCAATCAGCAGGTTCAAAACATAGGTCAACTGAAAGTGGTCCGGTTTGAAAATCCGGGGACTTTAAAAAAGGAAGGGAATGGCCTGTACTCCCTAAGCGACCCGAATGAGCAGGCCCTTCCTCATGAAAATCCGGGCGTCCTGCAAGGGTTTGTGGAGCACAGCAACGTCAACGCGGTGGAAGAAATGACCAAAATGATCCAGACCTTGCGTACGTTCGAGGCGTATCAGCGGATTATCCAATCCATAGATGATGCGGATCAGCAATCGATTACAAGCATTGCCCGGCTGGCATAA
- a CDS encoding phage tail protein has translation MFNLLSALLVTDAGLDHIAAAMSDSPETAMSHMAVGTGSIAAAAGDTTLETELSRIALTSKTASNNKVTYSATFGAGVATGALTEVGILNAASLGTLLTRIVFAVKNKGSNDTLQIDIEHTYARP, from the coding sequence ATGTTTAATCTTTTATCTGCATTGCTGGTCACCGATGCCGGGCTGGATCACATCGCCGCCGCGATGAGCGACAGCCCGGAAACCGCAATGAGCCACATGGCGGTGGGCACCGGCAGCATTGCGGCCGCGGCAGGGGATACGACGCTGGAAACCGAGTTGTCGCGCATCGCGTTGACGTCCAAAACCGCCAGCAATAACAAGGTCACCTATTCCGCCACGTTTGGCGCAGGCGTGGCCACGGGCGCGTTGACAGAGGTGGGCATCCTGAACGCCGCCAGCCTGGGCACCCTGCTGACGCGCATCGTGTTTGCGGTGAAAAACAAAGGCTCCAACGACACGTTGCAGATCGATATCGAGCACACCTATGCGAGGCCATAA
- a CDS encoding DNA adenine methylase produces MKSFISWVGGKSRLAASIVELFPPHRTYVEVFGGAAWVLFRKDASTSKVEVYNDIHGELVNLFRVVKHRPSALVECFRMALFSRQTYYRFLKELDQPAEDEVERAARFLFLIRSAFGSSIGQGWGVQPHTAGKAAGGSGVPRCSGHKAGSGVHR; encoded by the coding sequence ATGAAAAGTTTTATCTCGTGGGTAGGGGGAAAGAGCCGGTTGGCGGCATCGATCGTCGAATTATTCCCGCCGCATCGGACGTACGTGGAAGTGTTCGGCGGCGCGGCTTGGGTGTTGTTCCGTAAGGATGCCTCCACCAGCAAGGTGGAGGTGTACAACGATATCCACGGTGAGCTGGTGAATCTATTCCGGGTTGTGAAGCACCGGCCTTCGGCGCTGGTAGAATGTTTCCGGATGGCGCTTTTTTCGCGGCAAACTTACTACCGGTTTTTAAAGGAACTGGATCAGCCGGCCGAGGACGAGGTGGAGCGTGCGGCGCGCTTTTTGTTTTTGATCCGGTCGGCGTTCGGCAGCTCTATCGGGCAAGGATGGGGGGTTCAGCCGCACACAGCCGGCAAAGCGGCTGGTGGATCCGGAGTTCCTCGATGCAGTGGCCATAAGGCTGGATCGGGTGTACATCGATAA
- a CDS encoding Acb2/Tad1 domain-containing protein, producing MPEQFESTSDNRAGKNVMRHQYRTLSEAEKENMCAIKDLGAQFHHHLENMEPSREISIAKTKVEEAVMWACKHITK from the coding sequence ATGCCGGAACAATTCGAAAGCACGAGCGACAATCGCGCGGGAAAGAACGTGATGCGGCATCAGTACCGCACGTTGAGTGAGGCGGAAAAGGAAAATATGTGCGCCATTAAAGACCTGGGCGCTCAATTCCATCATCACCTGGAAAACATGGAACCAAGCCGCGAGATCTCGATCGCTAAAACCAAAGTCGAGGAAGCGGTGATGTGGGCGTGCAAGCACATCACAAAATAA
- a CDS encoding 4Fe-4S dicluster domain-containing protein, whose protein sequence is MPEVYNWQLGRMMTYVYEEKHPKEQFTFVFNTNRCIACQTCTMAHKSTWTFSKGQEYMWWNNVETKPYGGYPQFWDWKILKMLEQSNPGQNVWNVRKTSNKAIHGVYEGVTIFEAPAKIGLNQQAIGYVPTDEEWRFPNFGEDTAHGREFTQSREGTFGGDNGVKSVLPEHKIWFFYLQRICNHCTYPGCLAACPRKAIYKRQEDGIVLIDQSRCRGYKKCVEQCPYKKPMFRGTTRISEKCIACYPRIEGLDPLTEGDQMETRCMAACVGKIRLQGLVKIGSNGEWAHDPDNPQYYLIKDRKVALPLYPQFGTEPNGYYVPSRHVPRAYSQQMFGPGVDHSIDQYMVPDRDLLGVLQLFRTTQRIIFKWKREPGPKIFETNIHGKKFEMYNDTIIGFNRKGKEIIRVTVEEPFYVRPEEHPGAF, encoded by the coding sequence ATGCCTGAAGTCTATAACTGGCAGTTGGGTCGCATGATGACCTATGTGTACGAGGAGAAGCATCCGAAGGAGCAGTTCACGTTCGTGTTCAACACGAACCGCTGTATTGCGTGTCAGACGTGCACGATGGCCCACAAGTCGACCTGGACCTTTTCGAAGGGCCAGGAGTATATGTGGTGGAACAACGTGGAGACGAAGCCTTACGGTGGTTATCCTCAGTTTTGGGATTGGAAGATCTTGAAGATGCTGGAGCAGTCGAATCCGGGTCAGAACGTATGGAACGTCCGGAAGACTTCGAACAAGGCGATTCACGGTGTGTACGAAGGTGTGACCATCTTCGAGGCTCCGGCGAAGATCGGCCTGAACCAGCAGGCAATCGGTTACGTACCGACGGACGAAGAGTGGCGCTTCCCGAACTTCGGTGAAGACACGGCTCACGGCCGCGAGTTCACGCAGTCGCGCGAAGGCACCTTCGGCGGCGACAACGGCGTGAAGTCGGTATTGCCTGAACACAAGATCTGGTTTTTCTACCTGCAACGCATCTGCAACCACTGCACGTATCCGGGTTGTCTGGCGGCATGTCCGCGCAAGGCGATCTACAAGCGTCAGGAGGACGGTATCGTACTGATCGACCAGTCCCGCTGCCGCGGATACAAGAAGTGTGTTGAGCAGTGTCCGTACAAGAAACCGATGTTCCGCGGCACGACCCGGATTTCCGAGAAGTGCATCGCGTGTTATCCGCGGATCGAGGGACTGGATCCCTTGACCGAGGGCGACCAGATGGAGACGCGCTGTATGGCGGCTTGCGTTGGCAAGATCCGTCTGCAGGGTCTGGTGAAGATCGGTTCGAACGGAGAATGGGCGCATGATCCGGACAATCCTCAGTACTACCTGATCAAGGACCGGAAAGTGGCCCTGCCGCTGTACCCGCAGTTTGGCACGGAGCCGAACGGATACTATGTTCCGTCGCGGCACGTACCTCGTGCGTACTCACAGCAGATGTTCGGCCCGGGCGTGGATCATTCGATCGACCAGTACATGGTTCCGGATCGGGATCTGCTGGGCGTCTTGCAGTTGTTCCGGACGACGCAGCGCATCATCTTCAAGTGGAAGCGCGAGCCGGGTCCGAAGATCTTCGAGACGAACATTCACGGCAAGAAGTTCGAGATGTACAACGACACCATCATCGGGTTCAACCGGAAGGGTAAGGAGATCATCCGCGTGACGGTTGAAGAGCCTTTCTACGTCCGGCCCGAAGAGCATCCTGGTGCGTTCTAA